One stretch of Malus domestica chromosome 14, GDT2T_hap1 DNA includes these proteins:
- the LOC103415063 gene encoding uncharacterized protein yields the protein MTAGIALLSAEISPPQPPNPSFFPFFFFVCFAIFSTTIDNSSYNFSKSSTSSSVASLKSFKSSLPQNPQIYDLSDIRSATSNFLPHHRLSSSSWHCSIHSEDTVVFQRKSRNPKNPSYTVLSSWLSRIQIATDLAHGLDYIYHCSGLNSTFVHNHIKGSSIIVSE from the exons ATGACTGCTGGAATAGCATTGCTTTCTGCAGAA ATCTCTCCGCCGCAACCCCCAAATCCTTCCTTCTttccattcttcttcttcgtctgctTCGCCATTTTCAGCACCACCATCGACAACTCCAGCTACAACTTCTCAaaatcctccacctcctcctctgtCGCCTCCCTCAAATCCTTTAAATCATCCCTCCCTCAAAACCCCCAAATCTACGACCTCTCTGATATCCGCTCCGCGACCTCTAACTTCCTCCCCCATCACcgcctctcctcctcctcctggcACTGCTCCATCCACTCCGAAGATACCGTCGTCTTCCAGCGCAAGTCCCGCAACCCGAAGAACCCGAGCTACACCGTCCTGTCGTCATGGCTCTCCCGGATACAGATCGCTACCGACCTCGCCCACGGCCTCGATTACATCTACCACTGCTCCGGCCTCAACTCTACATTTGTCCACAACCACATCAAGGGCTCCAGCATCATCGTCTCCGAGTAG